From the genome of Hydrogenophaga sp. PBL-H3, one region includes:
- a CDS encoding CpaF family protein has product MHPVPTPALASKSERASYSKNVLNQIKDTLDTLRPYFEDPEINEIMVNGPDDVFISKHGKERRVRVALTAGTIRTAITLMASFVAKEVGERSNNRLLSAQLPGFRIEAILPPAAVKGPSMCIRRHAARVFTLDEYVAAGVISEKYAKVMADVVDARETVLIAGGTGSGKTTFMNTFLSMMPAEDRLFVIEGVHELQVTSENHVIIECDEEQGVTPRRAVRTAMRYAPKRVIVGELRGPEAYDWLDAANTGHPGSAATIHANSAAKALPRLENLLLMADMGVPYDSLRVAIAETVNWMFYIQRDGAKRTVSQAVRLHGYDRTKGTYDLENF; this is encoded by the coding sequence ATGCATCCCGTACCTACCCCAGCCCTTGCATCCAAGTCCGAGCGCGCGAGTTATAGCAAGAACGTCCTGAATCAAATCAAGGACACGCTCGATACGCTGCGCCCATATTTCGAAGATCCCGAGATCAACGAAATCATGGTCAACGGCCCGGATGACGTCTTCATCTCAAAACACGGTAAAGAGCGTCGCGTTCGGGTCGCACTGACTGCAGGAACGATCCGCACGGCAATCACCCTGATGGCCTCTTTCGTAGCGAAGGAAGTTGGCGAGCGGTCAAACAACAGGCTCTTGTCGGCCCAGCTTCCTGGCTTTCGAATCGAGGCGATTCTTCCACCCGCCGCAGTTAAGGGCCCAAGCATGTGCATTCGCCGCCATGCTGCCCGAGTCTTCACGCTGGATGAATATGTCGCAGCTGGGGTGATCTCCGAGAAGTACGCCAAGGTGATGGCGGACGTTGTCGACGCCCGCGAGACGGTGTTGATTGCGGGTGGCACCGGATCGGGCAAGACCACGTTCATGAATACCTTCCTTTCGATGATGCCGGCAGAGGATCGTCTGTTTGTCATCGAAGGGGTGCACGAGCTGCAGGTCACGTCCGAGAACCACGTGATCATCGAATGTGACGAGGAGCAGGGCGTCACACCACGGCGCGCTGTTCGTACAGCAATGCGCTATGCACCCAAGCGGGTGATTGTCGGCGAATTGCGTGGTCCAGAGGCGTACGACTGGCTCGACGCTGCAAACACTGGGCACCCGGGGTCGGCCGCAACGATCCACGCAAACAGCGCCGCCAAGGCGCTCCCCCGACTCGAAAACCTACTTTTGATGGCCGACATGGGCGTCCCTTACGACTCCCTCCGCGTGGCCATTGCTGAAACCGTCAACTGGATGTTCTACATCCAGCGCGATGGCGCAAAGAGAACCGTGTCCCAGGCAGTACGCCTGCACGGTTACGACCGTACCAAGGGCACCTATGACCTTGAGAACTTTTGA
- a CDS encoding TrbC/VirB2 family protein gives MNLANTPLVSFGGKLDHGANGSPARVGGWVLMAFLMLLAFTPGSAFAQIEVPFIQDFGCDVVQWLRGPLAVVIFVMVVVVTLIFGMITKMDWGRIITVCIIFGIVLGLGRILSGSEYMQNLAGLNACLM, from the coding sequence ATGAACCTCGCAAATACTCCCCTCGTGTCCTTCGGCGGCAAGCTCGATCATGGCGCCAACGGCTCCCCAGCACGCGTTGGCGGTTGGGTTCTCATGGCCTTCCTCATGCTGCTTGCCTTCACGCCAGGCAGCGCCTTTGCACAGATTGAAGTGCCCTTCATTCAGGACTTTGGCTGTGACGTGGTCCAGTGGTTGCGCGGACCACTTGCCGTGGTGATTTTCGTCATGGTGGTTGTCGTGACCCTCATCTTCGGAATGATCACCAAGATGGACTGGGGCCGCATCATCACGGTCTGCATCATCTTCGGCATCGTCCTTGGCCTGGGCCGAATCCTCTCCGGTAGCGAGTACATGCAGAACCTGGCCGGCTTGAACGCTTGCCTGATGTAA
- a CDS encoding VirB3 family type IV secretion system protein has protein sequence MASRSSLFHLSLHRPKLIMGVEKSSFGGLVFGAVFSLVAQAFWAYPLLIILFVLARWVTKKDDQFVGVLLKYLNEEHVYDALPRPSDFQKRPKGWGKGLPR, from the coding sequence ATGGCGTCCCGCTCAAGCCTGTTTCACCTTTCGCTGCATCGGCCCAAGCTCATCATGGGCGTGGAGAAGAGCAGCTTTGGCGGGCTCGTGTTCGGCGCCGTGTTTTCACTCGTCGCACAAGCATTCTGGGCGTACCCGCTGCTCATCATTCTCTTCGTGTTGGCCCGTTGGGTAACGAAGAAGGATGACCAGTTTGTGGGCGTGCTGCTGAAGTACCTCAATGAGGAGCACGTCTACGACGCGCTTCCTCGGCCCTCTGATTTCCAGAAGCGGCCCAAGGGCTGGGGCAAGGGCTTGCCCCGCTAG
- a CDS encoding VirB4 family type IV secretion system protein — translation MLSFEDLFTKPRKSARSFAELLPWFGMITDDVVLCQDGSLLAAFAVAGDDVEGKENYEVDHRINQMQTALRSLGERVTLWSIQERRYVDGYPAGAFTNPVAQAIDDQWAASLRVRRNAVIKQHFFLAYNFPSRSEAFFESLSAEVQEHDGNFFKAVSSLAKRRLSDRGAIAGVRGQLAEMAAEFEKVLAAFSGVVELNLGFRRLGGKEFLGELHARANFASIRGPVTPPQGRSYLNTLLATDSVERKHDLMEFKGVNKTVYVAALSTTGTPQEAHSLDMDKLMAVDCEYVLVQCYRFLDRMVAEKAIQDAEMFYRSEVKSVVTRVAERLFDVESEKVNTGNLHLAQDAQDALVELTTQDISYGYYNMSLLAIGETPRHAEAAADVLGGSLRSSGFTIVRERHGLMAAVLTSFPGNANATLRWKLASTANIADLAPIRTITRGEATHPLFSRVIGHEVPPLCRFLTPYGVTYDFNTHQDDLGHTAVIGGSGAGKTSLMTLFVAQFQKYHPSQTYIFDKDYSLAMASVLMGGKHVDVSSAGSSRSMNPVGVMMMNDDDMRLRQWIEVLITAGGSTVSAEEGSSIFTAIQGLRRSPSSAWRLSALYALIAGENLHLAAKLAPYVDRSDSEDDYGSGVYASYFDSLEDNFSLTKMVCLECGGILQTPQLASPFMDYAFYCIERSLDGTTPTFIYVEEAWYMLSNPVFLQKFEDWLRTFRKKRAFVVFATQALDEIARLPNVGSFTQNIPTQIFLPSVKGSSQSQAELYRTIFGTNEAQMQLLASAIPKRDYLLIKPTVTRLVNTQMPPALIAINEATTQPAKVKQMFEYRDDGLPAWEARFMKEVLNIDIGAR, via the coding sequence ATGCTCTCCTTCGAAGACCTCTTCACCAAGCCTCGCAAGTCCGCCCGCAGCTTCGCTGAGTTGCTGCCATGGTTTGGCATGATCACAGACGATGTTGTGCTTTGCCAGGATGGCTCATTGCTTGCCGCATTCGCGGTCGCCGGTGACGACGTTGAGGGCAAGGAGAATTACGAAGTGGACCATCGCATCAACCAGATGCAAACGGCACTTCGCTCGTTGGGCGAAAGGGTGACCCTGTGGAGCATTCAGGAACGTCGGTATGTGGACGGCTACCCTGCGGGCGCCTTCACCAACCCAGTGGCACAGGCCATCGATGACCAGTGGGCCGCTTCGCTTCGCGTACGCCGCAATGCTGTCATCAAGCAACATTTTTTCCTTGCCTACAACTTCCCAAGCCGGTCTGAGGCGTTCTTTGAATCGCTGAGCGCAGAGGTTCAAGAACACGATGGCAACTTTTTCAAGGCCGTTTCGAGCCTCGCCAAGCGCCGGCTTTCTGACAGGGGCGCGATAGCTGGAGTTCGCGGTCAACTCGCTGAAATGGCTGCGGAGTTCGAAAAGGTGCTCGCAGCGTTCTCAGGTGTCGTCGAACTCAACTTGGGCTTTCGCCGCCTTGGTGGGAAGGAGTTCCTCGGCGAGCTTCATGCCCGAGCCAACTTCGCATCCATTCGTGGGCCCGTGACGCCTCCCCAAGGCCGAAGCTACCTGAACACGCTCTTGGCTACCGATTCGGTTGAACGCAAGCACGACCTGATGGAGTTCAAGGGCGTCAACAAGACGGTTTACGTCGCAGCGTTGTCAACCACGGGAACTCCACAGGAGGCACACAGCCTCGACATGGACAAGCTGATGGCGGTGGATTGCGAGTACGTCCTTGTTCAGTGCTACCGATTCCTTGATCGAATGGTTGCGGAGAAGGCCATTCAGGACGCGGAAATGTTCTACCGATCAGAGGTCAAGTCCGTTGTGACCCGAGTAGCCGAGCGCTTGTTTGATGTCGAAAGCGAAAAAGTCAACACCGGCAACCTGCATCTCGCTCAAGACGCACAGGATGCCCTCGTGGAGCTCACCACGCAGGACATCAGTTACGGCTACTACAACATGTCGTTGCTAGCCATTGGCGAGACGCCACGTCATGCAGAAGCAGCTGCAGATGTACTGGGAGGATCGTTGCGTAGCAGCGGGTTCACGATTGTTCGCGAACGCCATGGCCTCATGGCCGCTGTCCTCACATCGTTCCCCGGGAATGCCAACGCCACCCTGCGGTGGAAGCTCGCATCAACCGCCAACATTGCAGATCTGGCTCCTATCCGCACCATTACTCGCGGCGAGGCGACGCACCCTCTTTTCTCCCGCGTGATCGGTCACGAGGTTCCCCCGCTTTGCCGCTTCCTCACGCCATACGGTGTCACCTACGACTTCAATACCCACCAGGACGATCTTGGGCACACCGCGGTAATTGGGGGGTCGGGAGCAGGCAAGACCTCACTCATGACGCTGTTTGTCGCGCAGTTCCAGAAGTACCACCCTTCACAGACATACATCTTCGACAAGGACTACAGCCTGGCCATGGCGTCGGTGCTGATGGGTGGCAAGCACGTGGACGTCAGTTCCGCTGGTTCGTCACGGTCGATGAATCCTGTTGGCGTGATGATGATGAACGACGACGACATGCGTCTGCGCCAGTGGATCGAGGTATTGATCACCGCTGGCGGAAGCACCGTTTCAGCTGAAGAAGGATCGAGCATCTTCACAGCGATTCAGGGCCTTCGCAGGTCGCCCTCCTCGGCCTGGCGACTCTCTGCTTTGTACGCACTGATTGCTGGCGAAAACCTCCATCTGGCCGCGAAGCTCGCTCCCTATGTGGACCGTTCTGACTCAGAAGACGATTACGGATCGGGTGTGTATGCCAGCTACTTTGACAGCCTGGAAGACAACTTCTCCTTGACGAAGATGGTGTGCCTTGAGTGCGGCGGCATACTTCAGACGCCACAGCTGGCCAGCCCCTTCATGGATTACGCGTTCTACTGCATCGAGCGCAGCCTCGACGGGACGACGCCAACGTTCATCTACGTGGAGGAGGCGTGGTACATGCTCTCCAACCCAGTCTTTCTCCAGAAGTTTGAAGACTGGCTGCGTACCTTTCGAAAGAAGCGGGCGTTTGTCGTTTTCGCCACCCAGGCCCTCGACGAAATTGCGCGGCTGCCGAATGTGGGCAGCTTCACTCAGAACATTCCGACGCAGATCTTCCTTCCCTCGGTGAAAGGCTCATCGCAGTCACAGGCTGAGTTGTACCGAACCATTTTTGGTACCAACGAAGCCCAGATGCAGTTGCTTGCATCGGCTATCCCTAAGCGGGACTACCTGCTCATCAAGCCGACGGTAACTCGCTTGGTCAACACGCAGATGCCCCCTGCGCTCATTGCCATCAACGAGGCAACTACCCAGCCCGCAAAGGTCAAACAGATGTTCGAGTACCGCGATGACGGACTTCCCGCCTGGGAAGCTCGTTTCATGAAAGAGGTGCTGAACATCGACATCGGCGCTCGCTGA
- a CDS encoding lytic transglycosylase domain-containing protein, giving the protein MKLLEVAVCWLLLACSTASQAQGQTAPQQIAGGDGGAAVTHCVQDAAGRHSVNPWILMAILKVESNFKPSAVNKNPNGTVDLGLAQINSMHLKELGRYGIGKHDLLDPCVSTYVAAWHLAKQVREFGNTWYAVGAYHSRTRCFNDRYVGLVWNTLVTWGAAPGPTKSVMSLQSCGFKGPVAAGKAPRDRHQNTSVLAFDE; this is encoded by the coding sequence ATGAAGCTACTAGAAGTCGCTGTTTGCTGGCTTCTGCTCGCCTGTTCGACTGCGTCGCAGGCTCAGGGGCAGACCGCTCCCCAACAAATTGCTGGGGGTGACGGTGGAGCCGCTGTCACCCACTGTGTGCAGGACGCCGCTGGCCGTCACTCAGTCAATCCATGGATCCTCATGGCGATTCTGAAGGTCGAAAGCAACTTCAAGCCATCGGCTGTAAACAAGAACCCGAACGGCACTGTGGATCTAGGACTGGCCCAGATCAACTCGATGCACTTGAAGGAGCTGGGCCGCTACGGCATCGGCAAGCACGACCTACTGGATCCATGCGTGTCGACGTACGTGGCGGCATGGCATCTCGCCAAGCAGGTGCGCGAGTTCGGGAACACCTGGTACGCCGTTGGGGCATATCACTCACGCACCCGCTGTTTCAACGACCGCTACGTTGGGTTGGTTTGGAACACCCTAGTTACATGGGGAGCAGCGCCCGGCCCGACCAAGTCAGTGATGTCGCTCCAGTCGTGCGGATTCAAAGGCCCAGTCGCTGCTGGAAAAGCGCCCCGCGACAGGCATCAAAACACCTCGGTTTTGGCCTTTGATGAGTAG
- a CDS encoding type IV secretion system protein: MSFFRKKPEPEPLIGQTRVLGRRGGQAAAELASQPNTPPSVFGDAAHQFGEIYGSSKVEATRWFLIAMLCLVLASSAVGALVLITPLKEVRPWVVEVNPTTGVVNRPVAVERIDPNLAVVKAELARWVEAVYAIDPQRSRESLRWAAERAAGKALGQFTEFRGRERIFERIRSEPEMVREVKITAVDASQRGTAFIFLTTTERVGSQPVNPEQVKRYRVTLNYQLTTATQEADLLENPLGIYVTYFSDAEERPL; this comes from the coding sequence ATGTCGTTCTTCCGAAAAAAACCCGAGCCGGAGCCACTCATCGGTCAAACCCGTGTCCTGGGCAGGCGTGGAGGGCAAGCTGCTGCTGAGCTTGCATCGCAGCCCAACACTCCTCCATCCGTGTTTGGTGATGCGGCTCACCAGTTTGGTGAGATCTATGGATCATCGAAAGTGGAGGCCACGCGCTGGTTCCTCATAGCGATGCTCTGTCTTGTGTTGGCATCGAGTGCAGTAGGTGCGCTGGTTCTGATCACGCCTCTGAAGGAGGTGCGCCCCTGGGTCGTTGAGGTCAACCCCACAACAGGGGTCGTCAACAGGCCAGTTGCCGTCGAGCGAATCGATCCCAACCTTGCAGTCGTTAAGGCCGAGCTGGCTCGATGGGTTGAGGCGGTTTATGCGATTGACCCTCAACGTTCGCGTGAATCGTTGCGCTGGGCCGCTGAACGAGCTGCTGGCAAAGCCCTTGGTCAGTTCACTGAATTCCGCGGCCGCGAACGCATCTTCGAACGGATTCGATCTGAGCCCGAAATGGTGCGCGAAGTGAAGATCACAGCCGTCGATGCAAGCCAACGCGGCACGGCCTTCATCTTTTTGACCACCACGGAGCGCGTTGGCAGCCAGCCCGTCAATCCGGAGCAGGTGAAGCGCTATCGGGTCACCCTCAACTACCAACTGACCACCGCCACGCAGGAAGCAGACCTGCTGGAGAACCCGTTGGGCATCTATGTCACCTACTTCAGCGACGCCGAGGAGCGACCACTGTGA
- a CDS encoding TrbG/VirB9 family P-type conjugative transfer protein — MIKLSHSKSFQCRAGAIVLGIVALFSVAGHAHAELIATPLRGDTRLVEFQFDQDNTFLVLSKPRAVTHVQFAPDETIQSVAAGDTANWDITPTKNRKNLFLKPKYEDLDTSLTVLTDKRTYQFVLRSTGDGKKWYQRVSWVYSREVVLDMEPMVGDEAATSQAGSTALAPTTASGSDATASGYPGGIDPGKMRFGYKVEGDAKFRPEVVFDDGRFTYFRMPSDLQEQPALFAVIEGDDFSLVNYTVNGNYIVAQRVLENAVLKLGKPEVRIRREPPKRGFFGQTTGE; from the coding sequence GTGATCAAGCTTTCCCACTCCAAGAGTTTCCAGTGCCGTGCAGGCGCCATTGTTCTGGGCATCGTTGCTCTGTTCTCGGTGGCCGGTCATGCCCATGCGGAGTTGATCGCTACCCCATTGAGAGGGGACACCCGTTTGGTCGAATTTCAGTTCGACCAGGACAACACATTTCTTGTGCTCAGCAAGCCGCGCGCGGTTACCCACGTGCAGTTCGCACCGGACGAAACGATCCAGTCGGTGGCAGCTGGAGACACTGCCAATTGGGACATCACGCCTACCAAGAACCGCAAGAACCTGTTTCTGAAGCCGAAGTACGAAGACCTCGATACCTCGCTGACAGTGCTCACGGACAAGCGCACGTATCAATTCGTGCTGCGCTCCACCGGCGACGGGAAGAAGTGGTACCAGCGTGTTTCATGGGTGTACTCCCGCGAGGTCGTTCTCGACATGGAGCCCATGGTGGGCGACGAAGCAGCGACTTCTCAGGCGGGCTCAACGGCTCTTGCGCCGACCACCGCCAGTGGTTCAGACGCAACTGCAAGCGGCTACCCGGGTGGGATCGATCCCGGGAAGATGCGGTTTGGTTACAAGGTCGAGGGCGACGCCAAGTTTAGACCTGAGGTGGTCTTCGACGACGGAAGATTCACCTACTTCCGTATGCCCTCGGATCTCCAGGAGCAGCCAGCACTGTTCGCAGTCATTGAAGGCGACGACTTCAGCCTGGTCAACTACACCGTGAATGGCAACTACATCGTTGCTCAGCGAGTGTTGGAGAACGCTGTGCTGAAACTGGGCAAGCCCGAGGTGCGCATCAGGCGTGAGCCTCCCAAGCGTGGGTTCTTCGGCCAAACGACCGGGGAATGA
- a CDS encoding TrbI/VirB10 family protein codes for MPTANEKLISHEVPKPGIPLKKSTIVAVAALVAVLVGFSSLLLHDGGSKGAVAAPVAPKDAPPPTTGNASVIDEESRLAEMKVPDASPVPPAVRRPNGSAALYEDQLSAMDKSGGPLGPGGPLAQDPQAAAKAQQAALDLEREAEVRLAKAVIFDSDGGAAAAPASLGVSASPFGPGVEALGSAGGLPSLPSGADRGAAALEAAINRAQLAQTGGGGGKSWMKEYAGDIQKKGSSSALKSTKSDIEFVLHQGKVIPAVLGRELNSDLPGRITAFTTVNIYDSLGRGHLLIPKGSVLDGQYDSEIKAGQSRMLFAFERLILPDGTSFDLPPAPGSDMRGAAGIEGNVNNHFFKMFISSFFVAVLADKTTMPSGQTNIGTSGPTTAAGQVLVDVSKSILERNRVIAPTITVPQGQRINVEVVSDMEFPGSYRTR; via the coding sequence ATGCCAACGGCTAACGAAAAACTGATCTCCCATGAGGTTCCAAAGCCCGGCATCCCGCTGAAGAAGTCCACCATCGTCGCAGTAGCCGCTCTCGTTGCGGTGCTCGTCGGTTTCAGCTCGCTCCTGCTGCACGACGGCGGAAGCAAAGGAGCGGTAGCGGCCCCTGTTGCTCCAAAAGATGCGCCGCCTCCTACGACGGGTAACGCAAGTGTCATCGATGAAGAAAGCCGGCTTGCTGAGATGAAGGTTCCGGACGCTTCGCCCGTTCCACCTGCTGTGCGCCGGCCGAACGGTTCCGCCGCACTGTATGAAGACCAACTGTCAGCTATGGACAAGTCCGGTGGACCACTCGGTCCAGGCGGTCCTCTTGCGCAGGATCCACAAGCTGCTGCTAAGGCTCAGCAGGCCGCCCTCGATCTTGAGCGCGAGGCAGAGGTGCGACTCGCAAAGGCAGTGATCTTCGATTCCGATGGCGGAGCTGCGGCTGCGCCAGCTTCCCTCGGCGTTAGCGCTTCCCCCTTCGGACCTGGCGTAGAAGCGCTCGGCAGTGCTGGCGGCTTGCCATCACTGCCTTCTGGCGCAGACCGTGGCGCCGCTGCCTTGGAGGCTGCCATCAATAGGGCTCAGTTGGCACAGACCGGTGGCGGGGGCGGTAAGTCGTGGATGAAAGAGTACGCAGGGGATATTCAAAAGAAGGGCTCTTCATCCGCTCTGAAGTCCACCAAGTCAGATATCGAGTTCGTCTTGCATCAAGGCAAGGTGATTCCAGCTGTCCTGGGCCGCGAGCTCAACTCCGATCTACCCGGAAGGATCACCGCGTTCACCACGGTGAATATCTACGACTCGCTGGGGCGCGGTCACCTGCTGATTCCAAAGGGAAGTGTTCTCGATGGCCAGTACGACTCAGAGATCAAGGCTGGTCAAAGTCGAATGTTGTTTGCATTCGAGCGACTGATCTTGCCGGATGGAACCAGCTTCGACCTTCCTCCTGCGCCGGGTTCCGACATGCGTGGTGCGGCCGGTATCGAGGGCAACGTGAACAACCACTTTTTCAAGATGTTCATCAGCAGCTTCTTTGTGGCGGTCCTGGCTGACAAGACCACGATGCCAAGCGGCCAAACCAATATCGGCACTTCAGGGCCCACTACTGCCGCTGGCCAGGTGCTTGTCGATGTGAGCAAGTCGATTCTCGAACGCAACCGAGTCATTGCGCCAACCATCACTGTCCCTCAGGGCCAGCGAATCAACGTCGAGGTGGTGAGCGACATGGAGTTCCCGGGCAGCTACCGGACACGTTGA
- a CDS encoding TcpQ domain-containing protein, with protein MKFKFTKITAAVAFVLVTTTGAIGSDSKRVGAYDFGYLTSGHQKAAPVQVFDNGRATYFQFRAGEAIPAIFAKVAGVTTLLVPEHEGPYIKVPSVHGEFTLQLGRSQAMVVHGDGVRLDAPAISTVSPSGMKAPYMGGQVAPGTRLVASLASQAPAIVDDAEDRNSYATPVKGDRVQWGTGEASTQSYAVWFGKGRSILGPQGKALLVKLAKTSPPGTTFTLVGRDDDSLKEGIEQARAEAMRKQMILGGAPASAIVMKNAVTGKVENGLWESNVLVETPAPRRAAYTASAEAAQGRGAVSSNLESLVRQGVLSLAQANALMASKGISAPQAVNGPAVDVPPGGYNMLASDRTVHGTVSRWANALGYTVVWEVPQELDAQVSGDAAIKASTMKEALERLLSGLRKAGYHIDATVYSNRVIRFLPAGTPTTTKEPEARPAPTNSIPTQKVEQAAATNGNRYEAASSSWVVSAEDKSIEQLLNRWGRDSNWSVVWNAKDTVPITGNAVIDKPSFLTAADQVIAQAGSAGYRVRAVAYANNTLVVSSY; from the coding sequence ATGAAATTCAAATTCACGAAGATCACCGCAGCTGTCGCTTTCGTCCTGGTCACGACCACGGGCGCAATCGGAAGCGATTCAAAGCGCGTGGGCGCCTACGACTTTGGCTATCTCACATCAGGGCACCAAAAGGCGGCCCCGGTGCAAGTTTTCGATAACGGGAGGGCAACGTACTTCCAGTTCCGAGCGGGTGAAGCGATCCCAGCGATCTTCGCCAAAGTGGCGGGGGTTACTACCCTGCTGGTTCCCGAACACGAAGGCCCCTACATCAAGGTGCCAAGTGTTCATGGCGAGTTCACCCTCCAGCTGGGCCGATCCCAGGCCATGGTTGTTCATGGTGATGGCGTTCGCTTGGACGCGCCAGCCATTTCAACCGTTTCGCCCTCGGGTATGAAGGCTCCCTACATGGGCGGCCAAGTTGCACCCGGAACGCGGCTGGTTGCAAGTCTTGCTAGCCAGGCTCCAGCGATTGTTGATGACGCAGAAGACCGCAACAGCTACGCAACACCTGTAAAAGGCGATCGGGTGCAGTGGGGCACGGGCGAAGCTTCCACCCAGTCGTACGCTGTTTGGTTTGGCAAGGGCCGTTCGATCCTTGGCCCCCAGGGTAAGGCCCTCCTTGTCAAGTTGGCAAAAACCTCACCGCCTGGCACCACATTCACCCTGGTGGGACGCGATGACGATTCGCTGAAGGAAGGGATCGAGCAGGCGCGCGCCGAAGCGATGCGCAAGCAGATGATCCTCGGCGGGGCTCCCGCGTCTGCCATCGTCATGAAGAACGCGGTGACCGGCAAGGTGGAGAACGGGCTTTGGGAGTCCAACGTCCTCGTGGAGACACCTGCGCCACGCCGCGCAGCGTACACCGCGTCTGCAGAAGCCGCACAAGGTCGAGGCGCTGTCTCGTCGAACCTTGAGTCTTTGGTTCGCCAGGGCGTGCTCTCACTGGCGCAAGCAAACGCATTGATGGCCAGCAAAGGCATCAGCGCTCCTCAAGCTGTGAACGGGCCTGCTGTGGATGTTCCCCCAGGTGGATACAACATGCTTGCGTCCGACAGGACAGTCCATGGGACTGTCTCGCGGTGGGCGAATGCCCTCGGCTACACCGTGGTCTGGGAAGTGCCTCAAGAGCTCGACGCGCAAGTCAGTGGTGACGCCGCCATCAAGGCTTCAACCATGAAGGAAGCACTTGAGCGCCTTCTCTCCGGCCTTCGCAAGGCTGGGTACCACATCGATGCGACCGTCTACAGCAACCGGGTGATCCGATTCTTGCCGGCAGGTACACCGACGACGACGAAAGAGCCAGAGGCTCGACCCGCTCCAACAAACAGCATTCCGACGCAAAAAGTTGAGCAAGCTGCAGCAACGAACGGAAACAGGTACGAAGCCGCCTCGTCCTCATGGGTGGTCAGCGCTGAAGATAAGAGCATTGAACAGTTGCTAAACCGGTGGGGTCGCGATTCGAACTGGTCTGTTGTATGGAATGCCAAGGACACGGTGCCAATCACCGGAAACGCTGTGATCGATAAGCCAAGTTTCCTGACTGCCGCAGACCAAGTGATTGCCCAGGCGGGTAGCGCGGGCTACAGGGTCAGAGCAGTGGCATATGCAAACAACACGCTGGTCGTCAGCAGCTACTGA
- a CDS encoding TcpQ domain-containing protein has product MNAKHFAMACLVVYSTVGHAQVIRVVPEAFPIQGSPATLPIRPMEKAPPPPVDRTLSIKAGDLISPRIVEWAQRNGYSLTWEAGEFRSGADLVLTDSFEKSLEAFLGSMRFNKVQLEAEIFANNAVRILEVK; this is encoded by the coding sequence ATGAACGCAAAACATTTCGCAATGGCATGCCTGGTTGTTTATTCCACTGTCGGTCATGCCCAGGTCATCCGCGTGGTGCCGGAAGCATTCCCGATTCAGGGCTCACCAGCCACTTTACCCATCCGGCCAATGGAGAAGGCACCGCCGCCGCCAGTCGACCGCACATTGTCAATCAAGGCGGGTGACCTGATTTCTCCGCGCATTGTTGAGTGGGCCCAGCGCAATGGGTACTCGCTCACGTGGGAAGCAGGTGAGTTCCGCAGCGGAGCTGACCTTGTGCTCACCGACTCCTTTGAAAAATCACTCGAAGCCTTCCTTGGATCTATGCGCTTCAACAAAGTGCAGCTCGAAGCAGAAATCTTCGCCAACAACGCTGTTCGCATCCTGGAGGTCAAGTGA